Proteins from one Cryptomeria japonica chromosome 4, Sugi_1.0, whole genome shotgun sequence genomic window:
- the LOC131076223 gene encoding cytochrome P450 750A1 gives MASLSGFPASLNATIVIKEGVYAPAIATVCALIVFLWVLHRKNTLGLRLPPGPFAWPIIGNLNQLRKLPHRDLHELAKKYGPIMMLKLGSVRTVVVSSSAMGKEFLKTHDMVFASRPSSAVGKYIGYNNKDLIFAPYGAYWRHMRKLCVVELLNSKMIDSFRCVREKEMLALVRLVWVMSGQGRKPVNLTSLVSSFGQAVMWRILSGTKVSIHGNAHLGGHGEEIKKMVSETIATIGAVNIGDLIPYLDWLDLQGVKQRMKKVHSSLDQVISKIIEEHQQRRREFHKEDELQSETKDIIDVLLEMENLDGREITEENIKAIVFDMFLAGVETTSTASDWAMSLILKNPGVAKKIQEEIDSVVGRERSVSEDDLASMEYVQCVAKETLRLYPVAPLMVPHESTQDCIVGGYFIPERSRLIVNAWAIGRDPSLWKDPLEFKPERFMGKNVDIVRDKDFFDMVPFGAGRRGCPGASHGHCDHEPSSSTANSLF, from the exons ATGGCTTCTCTTTCTGGGTTTCCTGCATCTTTGAATGCAACAATTGTAATAAAAGAAGGTGTATATGCTCCAGCAATAGCTACTGTATGTGCACTCATAGTTTTCTTGTGGGTTTTGCACAGGAAGAATACATTGGGACTCAGATTGCCCCCGGGCCCGTTTGCATGGCCCATTATTGGAAATCTGAACCAGCTGCGGAAGCTTCCTCATCGTGATCTTCATGAACTTGCTAAGAAATATGGGCCCATTATGATGTTGAAATTGGGTTCTGTTCGCACTGTTGTGGTTTCTTCTTCTGCCATGGGCAAGGAGTTCTTGAAAACGCATGATATGGTTTTTGCCAGCCGACCTTCTTCTGCTGTGGGAAAATACATCGGCTATAATAACAAGGATCTGATATTTGCACCTTACGGGGCTTATTGGAGACATATGAGAAAGCTGTGTGTGGTAGAATTGCTGAATAGCAAAATGATCGATTCCTTCAGATGTGTACGAGAGAAAGAAATGCTTGCCCTTGTTCGTTTAGTGTGGGTGATGTCTGGGCAGGGTAGGAAGCCTGTTAATCTGACCAGCTTGGTTTCATCGTTTGGGCAGGCTGTTATGTGGCGAATTCTTTCTGGTACGAAAGTTTCTATTCATGGTAATGCTCATCTGGGTGGTCATGGCGAAGAGATAAAGAAGATGGTATCAGAGACGATTGCTACAATAGGAGCTGTCAATATCGGGGACCTTATTCCTTACTTGGACTGGTTGGACTTGCAAGGAGTGAAGCAACGCATGAAAAAGGTACACAGTTCCTTGGACCAAGTGATAAGTAAAATAATAGAGGAGCACCAGCAGCGCAGGAGGGAGTTCCACAAGGAGGATGAGTTGCAGTCTGAGACTAAGGACATCATTGACGTGCTCTTGGAAATGGAGAATCTCGATGGAAGGGAAATCACAGAAGAAAACATTAAAGCAATTGTTTTT GATATGTTCTTGGCTGGAGTTGAAACGACGTCTACTGCGTCAGATTGGGCAATGAGTTTGATTCTTAAGAACCCCGGTGTGGCCAAGAAAATTCAAGAGGAAATTGATTCAGTGGTAGGCAGAGAGAGGAGTGTAAGTGAGGATGATCTAGCAAGCATGGAGTACGTGCAGTGTGTGGCGAAGGAGACGTTGAGGTTATATCCAGTAGCACCGTTGATGGTTCCACACGAATCCACACAAGATTGTATAGTTGGTGGATACTTTATTCCTGAGAGAAGCAGGCTTATTGTCAATGCTTGGGCTATTGGAAGAGATCCATCCCTGTGGAAAGATCCCCTGGAATTCAAGCCGGAGAGATTTATGGGTAAGAATGTTGATATTGTGAGAGACAAAGACTTTTTTGATATGGTGCCGTTTGGAGCAGGAAGGAGAGGATGCCCAGGGGCCAGCCATGGCCATTGTGACCATGAACCTTCTTCTAGCACAGCTAATTCACTGTTTTGA